The segment TCCACCATAGAGACCTTCATCTCTTGGAAGATTTCTTTCTGCTCTTTGAGGTTGTTGGCCAGCATGCTTGCAAGGTTTTCCATATCTTGATGCCATATTGTAatggtttgaatcaaacttttctcgatcatgttttttttttttattgtttttttttggttgaatgaTGAAAATTTAGTGATaggaatgaaaaagaaaaatggaacCAAGAGccgagctctgataccaattgatAGCAATGAACTTGATCAAAGCTTTAgaactgaaaataaaaacacaaatacttTTTTGGGCAATTAATCATTGCCTCTTTTGGCTTTTCATTGACTTAAATAGAAGAAGGAACATGAAATAAAATGTGGGATCATGGATCCCTAGCAACAAGGAAGCACAAACAAACGTGAAAAGAACATGAGTTACTTTGTCCTACATTCTAGGAAACAAAGTTATCTCAGTTATTTGATGAATaagaaaatactaaacaaaGATCATCGTAGACTCATCATACGTGGTGTGGTTTGTGCAAGAAGAGGAATCACAACGAGGAGGATTGTTACTACAACCCTAGAGCGGGGAGTTCGAGGCGTGGTAAGTGCTTTCAGTGTGGAGAACGAGGGCACTTTGCGAGAGACTGCAAGAGAAAGACGGAAGAAGTTTTTCAAGTTGAGTACTTTATGCACGCAGAGGATGCTTTAGGTGATGGCGCTTGTGATGAGGATGTGTGGATGGTGCACCCATGTGGTACCACGAATCATATGACTCCAAACGAGAAGTACTTCTCTGGATTAGACAGAACACATAAAGCTAATGTTGGACTATCAGACGGAAGAGTTGTCAGGGTTGAAGGAAGAGGAGATGTGAAGATTATGATGAAGGatgggaagaagaagacgatgaagaATGTGCTTTTCGTTCCTGGGTTGAAGGAAAACGTGCTGAGTCTTGATCAGTTGACAGCAAGAGGCTATTCAGCAAGAATGGAACCAAAGAAATGCACGTTTCGCGACCGGACTGGGGCGGTGTTTGGGGAGCCTGTGTGGGATGAGAGAGGACCAGCTCTGCGTTTGAATGTGGTTGAAGGTAATCTCACCTCTTAGTCAGCTCTATGCTTTTCACTTTGGTAACGGACGTAACTCGTAAGGTGGACGTATGTgttgttcttttattttcttttggtgtTTTCATGTTTTCAGTTCGGTCGTTTTATTTCTAGTTTTTGCTACTGCGGTCGTATGAATCAGTCTGTTGTCCTTTAAACGTTGGACGGCTTTGGTATTAATCTAGTTCCAAACATTTTTATTGGTGTGGTTAATCACTAGTTCAAACAATCAACAAAACCCTGGTTGACCATCGTCAAAAAGAAACTTGCGTTCGGTATaaggtttaatattttaatcggACCAAACCATTTAAACTAAACAGAGTAAACTGTATTTGATTATCGAAATCTCCATATCATATTCTTCtatatgaaataaattttgatctatataaaataaaccCATTGAAATTGTATAATTTCGAGTAAGACATACATCAACAAACTATTACAAGGAACAGTAAACAACAAGtactattctttttttattcacaacaagtaatattcttttatatagtGAGTGATATTAATAATTTCCTAAACTATTACagaataatattatatatgaatatatgttaattatttgTCTTTCCAGATTGTAGATTTATCTTGATCTTTTAGGTTTTCCTTTCCAGATTATTTGTTAATTACAAGCAAAATTCAACATCTAGACTCTTTATCAGTCTTCCAATAAAACTATAATTGTTGCATGGGTTTCCAATCCCGCAACTATTTACTTAAGAATCTACAAGTTAAAAGCAAACAGTCAAACATGTATAGTCTACAAATATTTTACTGTTTCATATACCGACGAGGCGACGACATAAGTTTATATGACTGTTCTTTTCGAGCTCTGGATAAAACAAGACTTGTTAGTAACTAGTAGGTTgataaagttataaattaaatcatatgcCTTTACACATCTTTGTAAACTTATCTCTAAGGAATTCTTCAATTTTCCTTGGTCGTTTTCCGATACCATAGTTATACAACTGAAAATTGACCGAAACTATTCTAATACAAATGCATTCGAGTATTTCTAATGTATTACTCtaatttttactctaaaataatgCAACATCAAAATAGAGTTGAATTTTActccaatatatattttatttcttactcaaaaaaatattccaaaatgattctattttagttattaatattttttactaatactttttacttataaaaattacCAATTAACCCTAACTATCTTATGTTTATAAAacattcataaaaatataatttatttaaactaaatatttattattaaaaataaataaatcataaatttatatatagtatatattgtttCGGTAATGagtattataataattttctcACAAATACCAactaatgtattttataatgtataattatctttttcatcagcaaattttttaaattgaaaaaatgaaaatcagaTATTTTCATTGATTGGACAATTTCACTGATTATGGTAAATTCATAATTTATAGGATtattaaatcacttattttatcttatatatgttttatattttatatttagtttggcatattttattttaatgtaaaattattaaataatatcttatGGAATATCAtacttattatattattttaaatattgtttaaatatgaaataaagacattcaaaattaaaaaaaaaaattataaaccaaaaagTTCAAGTCTAAAATGTAGTAATTGGTAGGATTATTCCATAAATAAAGTGTAttccaaaattatatttagagTCGAAAATAAAGAATGTTTGGAGATATCCTTAGACGATGTGTCCGACACGCCACACCAAGACACCATAGTACACTAATCGTGTCACTTTATCTAATAAGCCTTGCAAATTGCAAGGCAACATAAAACTACTACATTAGTATAAAAATTTtgtaactaaatttttattaaaacatatataaattgtaCAACCCAACCAATAACAAgctttaaccaaaaaaatttaaaataattcattcCAAAGTATTGAACTTTTCATTTGGAATCATGTTTGCgttatctttcttctctttatttttGATGATCGGGTTGATGTAATGATTTAGAGAGATGAGAGAAACTTCATTGTTGCACTCTCACTCTCTGATCTGATCTGACACTCTCTTACACATACACTCCTGTAGTAAATTAGGTTACTACACACACTCTTTAAACCAGTTGACTTTAACAACTACCACTAGTCCATTCCATACCTCTACATACTAGACTAGTTTCACAAGAAAAGCTTAATAATTACATGCCTCGAGGAATGGGAGATGTCAGATTCATGACTGAGGAAAGGATTAAGGCTATCAAGTCAAACTCATCAATGATTCTTCTTGCCCATCAGAAGGAAGAGAAGGTCGCGCCTGGTGTTGGGTCAAATCCCCTAACCGTATCAACCCATTTGTTGAACCAGACTTTTAGTTTCATTAGATTTCCATATGAATAACTCTTCCTAGTTACATCCGAACCAGAAGCGATACAAAAACTTCATATTAGCATAGTTCAAGagttgtatttaattttaatcgGATTAATTAAATCTACAACAAATCTCCtctaaccgaaccgaaccggaaCACTTAAGTTCTCCTCGAACAAAACCGTTTTCGAAATTTGAAACGTTTCATTTGgatttgaatataaaaaaaagtttcctttttttttttgggcaaaaaaaaaaaaaagtcttcctCAAATAGTTTATTCACTCTCTCCAAAAGAAAAACCCTGACTGTTACGGGAATGGCGCCATCGAACAACTCCGATGAACTGAACTTCGAAACCTGGGCTCCAAAGACGAAAACCACACTGATACAGAAAGGACTATGGGACGTCGTCGAAAACGGAGTCCCACCGGATCCATCGACGAACCCAAAGCTATCAGCGACGATTCAACCCGAAGAACTCTCGAAATGGAGAGATATCGTGGTGAAAGACACGAAAGCGCTTCAGGTAATGCAATCATCCCTTCCGAACTCTGTTTTCAGGAAGACTCTCTCCGCTTCTTCGGCCAAAGACGCTTGGGATTTGCTTAAAAACGGTAACATAGCGGGGAGTTCGAGTGTAGCAAGGCGTGGTAAGTGCTGTCATTGTGGTGAACAAGGGCACCTTCAGGAAGAACAAGTCGAAGTTCAGTACTTGATGTACGCAGAGGAAGCTTTAGGTGAAGGCACTTGTGGTGAGGATGTGTGGATGGTACACCCCTGTGGTACCATGAACCATATGACTCCAAACGACAAGTATTTCTCTGCTTTAGACAGAACACACAAAGCTTATGTTGGATTATCAGACCGAAGTGCGCTCAGGGTTGAAGGAAGAGGAGATGTGAAGATTATGATGAAGGATgggacgaagaagaagaagaagactataaAGAATGTGCTTTTCGTTCCTGGGTTGAAGGGAAACGTCCTGAGTATTGATCAGATGATAGCAAGAGGCTATTCAGCAAAAATTGAACATCCAAGAAAATGCACGTTTCGTGACAGGACTGGGGCGGTGTTTGGGGAGCCTGTGTGGGATGAGAGAGGACCAGCTCTGCGTTTGAATGTGGTTGAAGGTAATCTCACCTCTTAGTTTGCTCTATGCTTGTCACTTTGGTAACGGACGTAACTCGTAAGGTGGACGTATGTGTTGTTTTTTTCTGACGGTTTGGTGTTATTATGTTTTCGGTTTGGTCGTTTTGTTGCTAGTTTGCTTACTGCAGTAGTATGAATCAGTCTGTTGTCTTTTAAACCTTGGAAGGCTTTTGTATAAAAATCTAGTTTCCAAACATTTGCTCTAATCACAAGTTCAAACAATCAACAACTCTTGTGACTATCGTCAGAGAGAAACTTGCGTGCTGTATAAGGTTTAATAACTTAATCAGATCAACCACTGAAACTAAACCAGACTAAACCGTATTAGATTATTGAAAGCTCCGTATCAACCAAAGTCAAAGAGTGAATAGGCTTGGCATTTAACCAAAATCTAAACGTAATTCGATCCCAAAAGAAAACTGAATTTGGtaggaactttttttttaatccgaGTGAGACCTAAAGTTTCTGTACTTTTGATATTGAGCATTTTGGAGATCCTATTGTAATCCAAATcctaactaaaattaaaaatatttatagatttcaacagtttttaattttatacaagattttttttgtggattcaaatattttagctaatttaaatagttttttcacTATTttcactaaaatttaaaaatatttatagatttcaACAGTTTTTATAgcatatttttttgtgaattcaaatattttagctAGTTAATATAGTTTTTTCACTATTTTAAATAGTGTAGATACTtttcaatatttaaataattttggtaAGATAGTAGATATAATGCGATCTGAACTGAattccaacaaaaaaataaataaaacctaTGAGCATGATattgaaaatcaaaatattttaaaatttgaaatccAAATAGAACCCCGCTCAGGGCTAGAGGAGAATCTAAACCGAAAATATCCTCCAGTCACACTAAACCCGAATCAATTTGCGATTTGGTTTAATCTCATCGTATAAATATAGGATTCGCTTTTCTCCAAGCGAATAtacagaaacaaacaaaagttgCAAGAAACCCTGACGCTTACGACGGATGGATATGGCGGCGGCGAATACACAAGACGGTGTTTCCGATGACCTAAACTACGAAACCTGGGCTCCCACCGCGAAATCAACACTCGTGGAGAAAGGTCTCTGGGACGTCGTCGAAAACGGACTCCCACCGAATCCGACGAAGAATCTAGAGTTAGCGGCGACGATCAAAGTCGCGGATCTCGCACAGTGGAGAAACCGCGTGATGAGAGACATCAAAGCGCTGAAGATAATGCAATCCTCTCTCCCGGATTCGTCCTTCAGGAAGACTATCGCGGCTGCTTCGGCCAAGGAGCTTTGGGATTCGCTCGAGAGAGGTAACGAAGAAGCGAAACTCCGTAGGCTAGAGAACCAATTCGAGGAGCTTAGCATGTGCGAAAAGGAATCGATCAAATCATACTTCGCTAGGGTTACGAGAATCGTCGAGCAGTTGCGTGTTTTGAAAAACGAGAAATCTGATTACGAGGTTGTGAAGAAGGTTTTAGCATCGCTCTCAGGGTCATACAAGGAAGCTGCTCCTTTGATTGGAGAGCTCATGGATCTGAAGGAGATGACTCTCGAGAGTCTCGCTGGGGTTTTCCGTACATTTGATTCGATATCAGATGAAGATGTTCATCGAATGTTAAAGCTCAACAGGCTTAAATTTTACTCTGGTACTGGCAAATGGTGTGACGTGTGCGACAAGGAAGATCATGACGTGGAAGAGTGTCATTCCACCATCCCTAAGGAAGGGGATTGGAGTATAAAACAAGGGATTTATGGAAGACGTTGCTTCAGACGGGCCGGGACAGAACATGGAGAAGAACTGTTTGTTGACTACATACTGTTAGCGAAGTTGGAGTTGGGTGCCTTCACATACGATGAGGATACGTGGATGATATATGGCCACGCCACGTGCAACATGACTCCGCATGAGAAGCTTTTCACCAGACTAGACAGAAGGCAGAAGGCTAAGGTTGGTTTGGTGGACGGAACGGTTATCATGGCGGAAGGAAGCGGAGATGTGAAGATTGTGATGAAGGAcgggaagaagaagacgatcaGGGATGTGCTTTTTGTTCCACGTGGAATCAACAGAAACGTGTTGAGTGTTCCTATGATGACATCGAGAGGCTGTTCATTCGAATCTGGAGAGAGAGGTGAGTGCGTTGTTCGTGATAAGACTGGAGCGGTGTTTGGGGATACTACGTGGGATGAGAGAGGATTGTCTATTCGTATGCAGGTGGTTAAAGCTGATCTCTCCGCTTAGATTGTGTTCACTTTTGAATAAATTTGGTGCTAgtcttttattctaaatttgTCAGGAACTATATTGTAGACATTATGCAATGCTTTTGTCAAGTTTGGACCTTTTATATAAGAAAAGGAGAGAAAATCTAGTTGCAAAATATGAAATTGATATAgtatatgatttataaacaaaatttactCAAATATTAGAAAGAGAGAGGGAGTGAGACATGAAAGATGGGTTGTTGAATCAGTAGCCACAGATCTTGGCTGTCGGCATTGTGACACAAACTTGAGCGTACTTCTTCTTAGCCGCCTCTGTCCCTCGTT is part of the Raphanus sativus cultivar WK10039 chromosome 5, ASM80110v3, whole genome shotgun sequence genome and harbors:
- the LOC108829510 gene encoding uncharacterized protein LOC108829510, whose product is MHAEDALGDGACDEDVWMVHPCGTTNHMTPNEKYFSGLDRTHKANVGLSDGRVVRVEGRGDVKIMMKDGKKKTMKNVLFVPGLKENVLSLDQLTARGYSARMEPKKCTFRDRTGAVFGEPVWDERGPALRLNVVEGNLTS
- the LOC108858150 gene encoding uncharacterized protein LOC108858150 — protein: MAPSNNSDELNFETWAPKTKTTLIQKGLWDVVENGVPPDPSTNPKLSATIQPEELSKWRDIVVKDTKALQVMQSSLPNSVFRKTLSASSAKDAWDLLKNGNIAGSSSVARRGKCCHCGEQGHLQEEQVEVQYLMYAEEALGEGTCGEDVWMVHPCGTMNHMTPNDKYFSALDRTHKAYVGLSDRSALRVEGRGDVKIMMKDGTKKKKKTIKNVLFVPGLKGNVLSIDQMIARGYSAKIEHPRKCTFRDRTGAVFGEPVWDERGPALRLNVVEGNLTS
- the LOC108858151 gene encoding uncharacterized protein LOC108858151; this translates as MAAANTQDGVSDDLNYETWAPTAKSTLVEKGLWDVVENGLPPNPTKNLELAATIKVADLAQWRNRVMRDIKALKIMQSSLPDSSFRKTIAAASAKELWDSLERGNEEAKLRRLENQFEELSMCEKESIKSYFARVTRIVEQLRVLKNEKSDYEVVKKVLASLSGSYKEAAPLIGELMDLKEMTLESLAGVFRTFDSISDEDVHRMLKLNRLKFYSGTGKWCDVCDKEDHDVEECHSTIPKEGDWSIKQGIYGRRCFRRAGTEHGEELFVDYILLAKLELGAFTYDEDTWMIYGHATCNMTPHEKLFTRLDRRQKAKVGLVDGTVIMAEGSGDVKIVMKDGKKKTIRDVLFVPRGINRNVLSVPMMTSRGCSFESGERGECVVRDKTGAVFGDTTWDERGLSIRMQVVKADLSA